The following are from one region of the Desulfitobacterium chlororespirans DSM 11544 genome:
- a CDS encoding ABC transporter ATP-binding protein, whose protein sequence is MLNLSNVDVMYGKFVAVKNVSMRVNEGEIVALIGSNGAGKSTLLKSISGLCTDLNGEIVFKDEKMRCCKCHEKISRGIVHVPEGRKLFPKLTVMENLQMGAYSKCARKEAKNTIKRVFELFPRLEERKHQLAGSMSGGEQQMCAIGRGMMGLPKLLLLDEPSLGLAPKLVKTVFETIKKINDDGITILLAEQNTTMSLKYSDRFYILENGTIVNEQSKDSMADDSAIREKYFGLV, encoded by the coding sequence ATGCTTAATCTATCAAATGTTGACGTCATGTACGGAAAATTTGTAGCGGTGAAAAATGTATCGATGCGGGTGAACGAAGGGGAGATCGTGGCTTTGATCGGTTCAAATGGAGCCGGAAAAAGTACCTTATTAAAATCAATATCCGGGTTGTGCACTGACCTCAATGGTGAAATTGTGTTTAAAGATGAGAAGATGAGATGCTGTAAATGCCATGAAAAGATCAGCCGGGGAATCGTTCATGTTCCCGAAGGCAGAAAGCTTTTTCCCAAGCTGACCGTGATGGAAAACCTGCAAATGGGTGCCTATTCGAAATGCGCGAGAAAAGAAGCCAAGAATACGATCAAAAGAGTGTTTGAGCTCTTCCCGCGTTTAGAGGAAAGGAAGCATCAGCTGGCAGGGTCGATGAGCGGCGGTGAACAGCAGATGTGCGCTATCGGCAGAGGGATGATGGGACTGCCCAAGCTGCTTTTGCTGGATGAACCCAGCCTTGGTCTGGCTCCGAAACTGGTTAAGACGGTATTTGAAACCATCAAGAAGATCAATGATGATGGGATCACAATTTTGCTGGCGGAACAAAATACGACTATGAGTTTGAAATATTCGGATCGGTTTTATATTCTTGAAAACGGCACCATCGTGAATGAGCAAAGCAAGGATTCTATGGCTGATGATTCCGCAATCAGGGAGAAATACTTTGGTCTGGTGTAA
- a CDS encoding ABC transporter ATP-binding protein has product MLKCSSVSVSFGGLKAVDDVSFNVKKNEILGMIGPNGAGKTTLFNAICGDVRNAGGEIIFEGKSLSNLTKDLRCRQGIARTFQIPQLFENLSVRENVLIGALCKESQMSEALAVTERVLRSVKIEKLADLYPDVLTIGQRKSLELARALATQPDLILLDEIMGGLHVNEVEETVALLKEIRQQGVTVFLIEHVISAVVSLCDRVVVMNQGKLIAEGTAAEVMSDHEVIDAYLGREDDA; this is encoded by the coding sequence ATGCTGAAGTGTAGCAGTGTTTCAGTTTCATTTGGCGGCTTAAAAGCAGTCGATGATGTCAGTTTTAATGTCAAAAAGAATGAGATTCTGGGTATGATCGGACCTAACGGTGCCGGCAAGACGACTTTATTTAATGCCATTTGCGGAGATGTCAGAAATGCCGGGGGAGAAATAATTTTTGAAGGGAAGAGCCTGTCAAACCTGACCAAGGATTTAAGATGCCGGCAAGGTATAGCCCGCACGTTTCAAATCCCCCAGCTTTTCGAAAATTTATCGGTTAGAGAAAATGTCTTGATTGGCGCCCTGTGCAAGGAATCACAGATGTCAGAAGCCCTGGCGGTTACGGAAAGAGTATTGCGTTCGGTAAAAATTGAGAAACTGGCCGATCTTTATCCTGATGTGTTGACCATAGGCCAGAGAAAAAGCCTGGAGTTGGCCAGGGCCTTGGCAACACAGCCTGATCTGATCTTGCTGGACGAGATCATGGGCGGTCTTCATGTCAATGAAGTTGAGGAAACGGTTGCCTTATTAAAAGAAATAAGGCAGCAGGGAGTCACGGTATTTTTGATCGAACATGTGATTAGCGCTGTGGTGTCCTTGTGCGATCGAGTGGTTGTGATGAATCAAGGCAAATTGATTGCGGAAGGCACAGCTGCTGAAGTTATGTCTGACCATGAGGTAATCGATGCTTATTTAGGGAGGGAAGACGATGCTTAA
- a CDS encoding branched-chain amino acid ABC transporter permease has translation MRDKKIGIMILVFAALCLITGSIKNMFLLDIIVMTCIWAFASQAWNIAGGYSGQFSLGHCGFFGIGAYASTILYMNFGLSPWIGLIIGGLLAGVLGGLYSGICNKLSGHFFSLATLAMGQILYIASIQLKSITKGSMGIIIPFQESMANMIFSNRATYGIIILIMLLFLTLFTYSMQKSRYGYFLYAIRDNERAALSLGVRGQQLKIASFAISAFFTAIAGSFYAQYILFIEPDSTMVMAVAVQIATIAIIGGTGTYVGPLLGASVLIPLSMVLRAQLNTISGLDTLIYGLVLIFVVIFLPDGLLPLILKIFKKRSQKEVKEEAICNAEV, from the coding sequence TTGCGAGATAAAAAAATAGGGATCATGATTTTGGTATTTGCTGCTCTATGTCTGATAACAGGATCCATCAAAAATATGTTTTTGCTGGACATTATTGTGATGACCTGTATATGGGCATTTGCCTCACAGGCCTGGAATATTGCCGGTGGTTATTCAGGGCAGTTTTCGCTGGGGCATTGTGGTTTTTTTGGTATAGGGGCTTACGCATCAACCATTTTATATATGAATTTTGGCTTGTCTCCTTGGATCGGGTTGATCATCGGAGGTTTGCTTGCGGGAGTTTTGGGGGGCCTCTATTCAGGAATATGCAATAAGTTATCCGGGCACTTCTTTAGTTTGGCAACTCTCGCTATGGGTCAAATTCTGTATATCGCTTCCATTCAGTTGAAATCTATTACCAAAGGCTCCATGGGGATCATCATTCCCTTTCAGGAGAGCATGGCGAACATGATTTTCTCAAACCGCGCAACCTATGGGATTATCATTTTGATCATGTTACTGTTTTTAACGCTGTTTACCTACTCCATGCAAAAAAGCAGATACGGATACTTTTTATATGCCATACGGGACAATGAACGGGCTGCTCTTTCTTTAGGGGTCAGAGGACAGCAATTGAAAATCGCCAGTTTTGCCATAAGTGCTTTTTTCACAGCCATCGCCGGCTCTTTCTATGCCCAGTATATTCTCTTTATTGAACCTGACAGCACGATGGTGATGGCTGTAGCGGTTCAGATTGCGACCATCGCCATCATCGGCGGAACAGGAACCTATGTAGGGCCATTGTTGGGAGCCTCTGTCTTAATACCCCTCAGCATGGTTCTCAGAGCACAGCTCAACACGATATCAGGTCTGGACACCCTGATCTACGGGTTGGTTCTCATTTTTGTGGTGATATTCCTTCCCGATGGATTGCTTCCACTGATTTTGAAGATCTTCAAAAAGCGTTCCCAAAAGGAAGTGAAGGAGGAAGCGATTTGCAATGCTGAAGTGTAG
- a CDS encoding branched-chain amino acid ABC transporter permease, with amino-acid sequence MFLQNLVNGILIGGMYGLAACGLSLIFGVMNIVNFAHGEFLMLAMYITYFATTYLGIDPLLSILISIPIMVLFGLFIERVLIARIINSSNMAQIFLTVGLGMVLTNLALVTIGGNYLSTTVAYASESFKLGNLMFAKANVLTFVITIATFGLVSLLLRYTLIGKAIRSVSQDRNTAQLMGVNTKVLYSVAFGLGMVMVAISGSLLSIMYPVSPTIGSHFVVLCFVVVVLGGMGSLPGALIGGMIVGVFEAMCGYYVSIGWKDAVPFLILIILLIVRPQGIFGDRT; translated from the coding sequence TTGTTCTTGCAGAACTTGGTTAACGGGATTCTTATTGGCGGCATGTATGGGTTAGCTGCATGCGGGCTTTCCTTGATTTTCGGTGTGATGAACATTGTTAATTTTGCTCACGGCGAATTTCTCATGCTGGCCATGTATATTACCTACTTCGCCACAACTTATTTGGGCATTGATCCACTGCTTTCGATCCTTATTTCGATCCCCATCATGGTGCTCTTCGGATTGTTTATTGAACGCGTTCTCATTGCCCGTATTATCAACAGCAGCAACATGGCGCAAATATTTCTTACGGTAGGGCTGGGAATGGTCTTAACCAATCTGGCCTTGGTTACGATTGGCGGTAATTATCTGTCAACTACCGTAGCCTACGCCTCGGAATCCTTTAAGTTAGGGAACTTAATGTTTGCCAAAGCCAATGTGCTGACCTTTGTGATTACAATCGCCACCTTTGGGCTGGTATCGCTTTTGCTCAGATATACCCTCATCGGGAAGGCCATCCGCTCTGTTTCCCAGGACCGGAATACGGCCCAATTGATGGGTGTAAACACCAAGGTGCTGTATTCGGTGGCCTTTGGTTTGGGCATGGTGATGGTGGCAATTTCGGGGAGCCTCTTGTCAATTATGTATCCGGTTAGCCCCACCATAGGCAGTCACTTTGTTGTCCTCTGTTTTGTGGTTGTCGTTTTGGGAGGAATGGGCAGTTTGCCGGGAGCTCTGATCGGCGGAATGATCGTAGGCGTGTTTGAAGCCATGTGCGGCTATTATGTCAGCATTGGGTGGAAAGATGCGGTGCCTTTCCTGATTCTGATCATTCTCCTTATTGTCAGGCCTCAGGGTATTTTTGGTGACCGGACATAG
- a CDS encoding ABC transporter substrate-binding protein, which yields MKKLWSMVLVMMLIVSLVGCGTTNTAKDAPKDAVEQQGGELKVGVILPMSGNMALLGNEIYDAINIAAEMKNKQGGVNGKKIVLAKSDAPDASAGSTQANRLVNTENIKLIVGTYSSGIAAAAIPVAMRANASYIEVNAVADEITEQGYKYIWRSVATANMMGSTASKFAAEYLVPQLNTTKEELRVAIIHEDSSWGTSVSNGVRETAKANGLNIVCDEGYSAKSNDLSPIILKLIDAKPDVVIASSYIADAMLLQKQAQQFNFRPKAWVGTSAGHALSDYGASLGAASEGIFVADLPGIVNDKALDEDAIKLKNDFLAEWNSSHNKAVTGLSMGAFTGAWAFFNDVLPQCKTFDAEEIRGIYFNLDKPTGSMSDGMGVKYDSTGQNERAYIAIEQWQGGALEAVWPENIATKQPNSIPLPAYK from the coding sequence ATGAAAAAGCTTTGGTCAATGGTTTTGGTGATGATGTTGATTGTCAGTTTAGTAGGATGCGGGACAACAAATACGGCAAAAGATGCACCAAAAGATGCAGTAGAGCAACAGGGCGGTGAATTAAAGGTTGGCGTTATTTTACCCATGAGCGGCAATATGGCTTTGCTGGGAAACGAAATTTATGATGCCATCAACATTGCCGCTGAGATGAAGAATAAACAGGGCGGAGTCAATGGTAAAAAGATTGTGCTCGCCAAGTCTGATGCACCTGATGCCAGTGCCGGTTCAACTCAGGCGAACCGTCTTGTGAATACAGAAAATATCAAACTGATTGTCGGAACCTATTCAAGCGGTATTGCCGCCGCCGCCATCCCGGTTGCCATGCGCGCCAATGCTTCTTATATTGAGGTAAATGCCGTGGCGGACGAAATTACGGAGCAAGGTTATAAATACATTTGGCGGAGTGTGGCTACGGCCAATATGATGGGTTCCACGGCGTCCAAATTCGCTGCTGAGTATTTGGTTCCTCAGTTGAACACCACCAAGGAAGAACTTAGAGTTGCGATTATCCATGAAGATTCATCATGGGGAACATCGGTCAGCAATGGAGTGCGGGAGACGGCTAAGGCTAATGGGTTGAATATTGTCTGCGATGAAGGCTATAGCGCGAAATCCAATGACCTGTCCCCAATTATCCTGAAATTAATTGATGCCAAACCGGATGTAGTGATCGCTTCTTCCTATATTGCCGATGCAATGCTTCTGCAAAAGCAGGCTCAACAGTTTAACTTCCGGCCTAAAGCTTGGGTCGGTACCAGTGCAGGGCATGCCCTGAGTGATTATGGTGCAAGTTTAGGTGCCGCCAGCGAAGGAATATTTGTGGCCGATCTTCCGGGAATTGTTAATGACAAAGCTTTGGATGAGGATGCCATTAAACTTAAGAATGACTTCTTAGCGGAATGGAACAGTAGTCATAACAAAGCTGTCACAGGGCTAAGTATGGGAGCATTTACCGGAGCCTGGGCGTTCTTCAATGATGTTTTACCCCAGTGTAAAACTTTTGATGCCGAAGAAATACGCGGTATTTATTTTAATTTGGATAAACCCACAGGCAGTATGTCTGACGGAATGGGCGTGAAATATGATTCAACAGGTCAAAACGAACGGGCCTATATTGCCATTGAGCAATGGCAAGGTGGCGCTCTGGAAGCTGTTTGGCCGGAAAATATTGCGACAAAGCAGCCCAATAGCATTCCCTTGCCAGCGTATAAATAA